A single genomic interval of Spinacia oleracea cultivar Varoflay chromosome 6, BTI_SOV_V1, whole genome shotgun sequence harbors:
- the LOC110805765 gene encoding uncharacterized protein isoform X1: MEIPPIEDSHSQPTPNSSDVGVPHNQDDLVPQVSDSNGNGASDPKVSAEEVKGVLEIIASTGKFWHEWDELKNMLLFQLKQVMVRYACCKVLSEYPETRIPTDQQNPSMGESRTQLVKSLEEALFSFLDGPPFTLQRLCEILLNAQNIYPNLSKLALALEKNLLVTSTLMKSTDPYPPSNVQLADASSEQVVDAQPLPAPLPQPETQPPPLREPEPEPETQPPPLCEPEPETQPPPLREPEPEPRHQPQPQPLPHIPALRESEPEPQPQPLCPPHSVSVENAVTGDRDEVMSEVDAEVDDGMTIDMETFEEIISSSENPK; encoded by the exons ATGGAGATTCCACCAATCGAGGATTCTCATTCTCAGCCCACACCCAATTCTTCCGATGTTGGGGTGCCTCATAATCAAGATGatcttgttcctcaagtctcaGATTCTAATGG AAATGGTGCATCTGATCCTAAGGTATCTGCAGAAGAAGTGAAGGGGGTTTTGGAAATTATAGCGTCAACTGGAAAGTTTTG GCATGAATGGGATGAGTTGAAAAACATGCTGTTGTTTCAGCTGAAGCAGGTAATGGTGAGGTATGCTTGTTGTAAG GTTCTTTCGGAATATCCAGAAACAAGAATTCCTACTGATCAACAAAATCCTTCTATGGGGGAGAGTCGTACACAGTTGGTGAAAAGCTTGGAAGAAG CTCTTTTCAGCTTCCTAGACGGGCCACCATTCACATTGCAAAGGCTTTGCGAG ATATTACTGAATGCTCAGAATATCTACCCAAATTTGTCCAAACTTGCTCTGGCACTAGAAAAG AATCTGTTGGTGACAAGTACTCTAATGAAATCTACGGATCCATATCCTCCCTCAAATGTGCAACTAGCAGATGCCTCAAGTGAACAGGTTGTGGATGCCCAGCCTCTGCCTGCTCCTCTACCTCAACCCGAGACTCAGCCTCCGCCTCTGCGTGAGCCTGAACCTGAACCTGAGACTCAACCTCCGCCTCTGTGTGAGCCTGAACCTGAGACTCAGCCTCCACCTCTGCGTGAGCCTGAACCCGAGCCTCGGCATCAGCCTCAGCCTCAACCTCTTCCCCATATTCCAGCTCTGCGTGAATCTGAACCTGAGCCTCAGCCTCAGCCCCTCTGTCCTCCACATTCCGTATCAGTAGAAAACGCAGTGACAGGAGACAGGGATGAAGTAATGTCCGAAGTAGATGCTGAAGTGGATGATGGTATGACCATCGACATGGAAACCTTTGAAGAGATCAtcagttcttcagaaaatccgaagtAG
- the LOC110805765 gene encoding uncharacterized protein isoform X2: MEIPPIEDSHSQPTPNSSDVGVPHNQDDLVPQVSDSNGNGASDPKVSAEEVKGVLEIIASTGKFWHEWDELKNMLLFQLKQVLSEYPETRIPTDQQNPSMGESRTQLVKSLEEALFSFLDGPPFTLQRLCEILLNAQNIYPNLSKLALALEKNLLVTSTLMKSTDPYPPSNVQLADASSEQVVDAQPLPAPLPQPETQPPPLREPEPEPETQPPPLCEPEPETQPPPLREPEPEPRHQPQPQPLPHIPALRESEPEPQPQPLCPPHSVSVENAVTGDRDEVMSEVDAEVDDGMTIDMETFEEIISSSENPK; encoded by the exons ATGGAGATTCCACCAATCGAGGATTCTCATTCTCAGCCCACACCCAATTCTTCCGATGTTGGGGTGCCTCATAATCAAGATGatcttgttcctcaagtctcaGATTCTAATGG AAATGGTGCATCTGATCCTAAGGTATCTGCAGAAGAAGTGAAGGGGGTTTTGGAAATTATAGCGTCAACTGGAAAGTTTTG GCATGAATGGGATGAGTTGAAAAACATGCTGTTGTTTCAGCTGAAGCAG GTTCTTTCGGAATATCCAGAAACAAGAATTCCTACTGATCAACAAAATCCTTCTATGGGGGAGAGTCGTACACAGTTGGTGAAAAGCTTGGAAGAAG CTCTTTTCAGCTTCCTAGACGGGCCACCATTCACATTGCAAAGGCTTTGCGAG ATATTACTGAATGCTCAGAATATCTACCCAAATTTGTCCAAACTTGCTCTGGCACTAGAAAAG AATCTGTTGGTGACAAGTACTCTAATGAAATCTACGGATCCATATCCTCCCTCAAATGTGCAACTAGCAGATGCCTCAAGTGAACAGGTTGTGGATGCCCAGCCTCTGCCTGCTCCTCTACCTCAACCCGAGACTCAGCCTCCGCCTCTGCGTGAGCCTGAACCTGAACCTGAGACTCAACCTCCGCCTCTGTGTGAGCCTGAACCTGAGACTCAGCCTCCACCTCTGCGTGAGCCTGAACCCGAGCCTCGGCATCAGCCTCAGCCTCAACCTCTTCCCCATATTCCAGCTCTGCGTGAATCTGAACCTGAGCCTCAGCCTCAGCCCCTCTGTCCTCCACATTCCGTATCAGTAGAAAACGCAGTGACAGGAGACAGGGATGAAGTAATGTCCGAAGTAGATGCTGAAGTGGATGATGGTATGACCATCGACATGGAAACCTTTGAAGAGATCAtcagttcttcagaaaatccgaagtAG
- the LOC110805773 gene encoding uncharacterized protein: MKNTKPNTESINMNNNNYNNKNKMKKNMQRLGGTGLSLEAFANAKSRQNSYNPALLKKKREFYRNAKHVNKYKKLLKQQNQPNDQSISVEPDEVNESRVTGETSKEDKKSRKGSYSLQDLYVKKHEEQEKARMERDSFFKARKEEKDKAESRRKDLREKMFKRTRKGQPVMKYRIEQILETLQGSTSTSTS, from the exons ATGAAGAACACTAAACCAAACACCGAATCCATCAACATGAACAACAACAACTACAACAATAAGAATAAGATGAAGAAAAACATGCAGAGATTGGGCGGCACAGGCCTTTCTCTTGAAGCCTTTGCCAATGCCAAATCCAGACAAAACTCCTACAATCCTGCTTTGCTAA agaaaaagagagaattttACAGGAATGCTAAACATGTAAACAAATACAAAAAACTGCTGAAGCAACAAAATCAACCAAATGATCAATCCATATCTGTCGAACCTGATGAG GTGAATGAATCTAGGGTTACCGGTGAGACAAGTAAGGAAGACAAGAAAAGCAGAAAAGGATCATACAGTTTGCAAGACTTGTATGTGAAGAAACACGAAGAACAAGAGAAAGCAAGGATGGAAAGAGATTCCTTTTTCAAAGCAAGGAAGGAAGAAAAGGATAAGGCTGAATCCCGCAGAAAAGATTTACGGGAAAAGATGTTTAAAAGAACACGGAAAGGTCAGCCAGTCATGAAATATAGAATTGAGCAAATTTTGGAGACATTACAGGGTTCTACTTCTACTTCTACATCGTAG